From the genome of Biomphalaria glabrata chromosome 1, xgBioGlab47.1, whole genome shotgun sequence, one region includes:
- the LOC129924621 gene encoding uncharacterized protein LOC129924621 isoform X2 translates to MSMVHRPRKSSFTCFLSMRQRLISTYWETLSRRSIWPSISKSCRANSLSTTLASTRETTLNACHIGTATDPAKQSDLHQGKHKVSNMLSKGDVPKGVSCTDPCSPSDLAKVQHTVCTSTSEAWATLYKFYLMYAKIDFAQWQVTTFTLTDIWLQSKKKLLSRLRLCFQECLEETCIKRTIKSADWCPAHFTSPRQ, encoded by the exons ATGTCGATGGTGCACCGGCCAAGAAAGTCTTCGTTCACATGCTTCTTAAGCATGAGACAAAGATTGATCAGTACCTACTGGGAGACATTGAGCAGGCGGTCTATTTGGCCCTCGATATCAAAGTCATGCAGGGCAAACTCTTTGTCAACAACGCTGGCAAGTACGAGAGAAACTACGCTTAAT GCCTGTCACATTGGTACTGCCACTGACCCAGCCAAACAGAGTGACCTACACCAAGGCAAGCACAAGGTCAGCAATATGTTGAGCAAAGGTGACGTCCCCAAGGGTGTCAGTTGTACTGACCCGTGTTCTCCAAGTGACCTGGCTAAAGTTCAACATACTGTCTGCACCTCTACTTCTGAGGCCTGGGCTACTCTCTACAAGTTTTATCTCATGTACGCCAAGATTGATTTCGCCCAGTG GCAGGTGACCACTTTCACACTCACGGATATTTGGCTGCAGTCTAAGAAGAAATTGCTGTCCAGGTTGAGATTGTGTTTTCAAGAATGTTTGGAAGAAACTTGCATTAAGAGAACAATCAAATCTGCTGACTGGTGTCCAGCTCATTTCACG tcTCCTAGACAGTGA
- the LOC129924621 gene encoding uncharacterized protein LOC129924621 isoform X1 encodes MSMVHRPRKSSFTCFLSMRQRLISTYWETLSRRSIWPSISKSCRANSLSTTLASTRETTLNACHIGTATDPAKQSDLHQGKHKVSNMLSKGDVPKGVSCTDPCSPSDLAKVQHTVCTSTSEAWATLYKFYLMYAKIDFAQWQVTTFTLTDIWLQSKKKLLSRLRLCFQECLEETCIKRTIKSADWCPAHFTTVMLAL; translated from the exons ATGTCGATGGTGCACCGGCCAAGAAAGTCTTCGTTCACATGCTTCTTAAGCATGAGACAAAGATTGATCAGTACCTACTGGGAGACATTGAGCAGGCGGTCTATTTGGCCCTCGATATCAAAGTCATGCAGGGCAAACTCTTTGTCAACAACGCTGGCAAGTACGAGAGAAACTACGCTTAAT GCCTGTCACATTGGTACTGCCACTGACCCAGCCAAACAGAGTGACCTACACCAAGGCAAGCACAAGGTCAGCAATATGTTGAGCAAAGGTGACGTCCCCAAGGGTGTCAGTTGTACTGACCCGTGTTCTCCAAGTGACCTGGCTAAAGTTCAACATACTGTCTGCACCTCTACTTCTGAGGCCTGGGCTACTCTCTACAAGTTTTATCTCATGTACGCCAAGATTGATTTCGCCCAGTG GCAGGTGACCACTTTCACACTCACGGATATTTGGCTGCAGTCTAAGAAGAAATTGCTGTCCAGGTTGAGATTGTGTTTTCAAGAATGTTTGGAAGAAACTTGCATTAAGAGAACAATCAAATCTGCTGACTGGTGTCCAGCTCATTTCACG ACAGTGATGTTAGCTCTGTGA